A genomic region of Fodinisporobacter ferrooxydans contains the following coding sequences:
- a CDS encoding GntR family transcriptional regulator: MNIQNKVPKYIQLISQIKSWVISGKMEPGQQIPTEHELAQQFNISRHTVRQAIHELVHEKWLYKEQGKGTFFCPTLPGHQPENSSQSHMIGVVTTYISDYIFPSIIRGIESYLTPKGYSILLLSTNNDFAQEAKALEIIMNKQVDGLIIEPTKSTYPNPNLEYYLSLLGKRIPFLMLHASYEELGCTTIKVDDERGGKLAANHLINLGYRRIGAIFKSDDLQGKYRLKGFLNALQENSLTFYSDLISLYTTEQKDLVSKKYADFICTKPVEQRPDAIVCYNDEIAIQLIQQLKNYEIRVPDDISIVGFDDSKLATISDVQLTTISHPKFEMGMKAAETILHLIQNADITTNHSMDYTFEPELIVRNTTKNK; this comes from the coding sequence GTGAACATACAAAACAAGGTACCAAAATACATTCAACTTATAAGTCAAATTAAATCATGGGTTATCTCGGGAAAGATGGAACCTGGCCAACAAATTCCTACCGAACACGAATTGGCGCAACAATTTAATATTAGCCGCCATACAGTTCGGCAAGCGATTCATGAGTTGGTTCATGAAAAATGGTTGTATAAAGAGCAAGGGAAAGGAACATTTTTTTGCCCCACCCTGCCTGGACATCAACCGGAAAACTCGTCCCAAAGCCATATGATCGGTGTTGTTACAACATATATTTCGGATTACATTTTCCCTTCAATTATTCGCGGAATAGAATCCTATTTGACACCAAAAGGGTATTCGATTCTTTTATTAAGCACAAATAACGATTTTGCCCAAGAAGCAAAAGCTTTAGAAATCATAATGAACAAACAGGTTGATGGTTTGATTATTGAACCAACCAAAAGTACGTATCCAAACCCAAACCTTGAATATTATTTATCTTTGCTGGGAAAGCGGATTCCTTTTCTTATGCTGCACGCGTCCTATGAAGAGCTTGGATGCACTACCATTAAAGTGGACGATGAAAGAGGAGGCAAGCTTGCCGCCAACCATCTGATCAACTTAGGCTATCGACGGATCGGGGCGATCTTCAAATCGGATGATTTACAGGGGAAATATCGTCTAAAGGGTTTTCTGAATGCATTGCAAGAAAATTCTCTTACATTCTATTCTGATTTGATCTCTTTATATACAACCGAACAAAAAGATCTGGTTTCCAAAAAGTACGCTGATTTTATTTGTACAAAGCCTGTCGAACAACGTCCGGATGCAATTGTATGCTACAACGATGAAATCGCAATCCAATTAATTCAACAATTAAAAAACTATGAAATTCGTGTTCCAGACGATATCTCAATTGTCGGTTTTGATGATTCAAAACTCGCCACGATCAGCGATGTTCAACTCACGACGATCTCGCATCCCAAATTTGAAATGGGAATGAAAGCAGCTGAAACCATACTGCATCTTATCCAAAATGCGGACATTACTACCAATCACAGTATGGATTATACGTTCGAACCGGAGCTAATCGTGAGAAACACGACAAAAAATAAATGA
- a CDS encoding xylulokinase: protein MLYKYRSVFEKLLGGIITLANKLNLIKADIANSRTALGIEFGSTRIKAVLIDSDHSPIASGSYEWENRLEEGIWTYSLDDIWQGLQISYQEMAVEVKEKYGVTLQKIGAIGFSAMMHGYMVFNKDGELLVPFRTWRNSITEQARKELTELFNYNIPQRWSIAHLYQAILNEEEHVVDVTFFTTLAGYIHWKLTGKKVLGIGDASGMFPIDVETKNYDTRMIQAFDDLIGEKNYPWKLEEILPQVMLAGDEAGQLSEEGAKLLDVSGNLQAGIPLCPPEGDAGTGMVATNSVAKRTGNVSAGTSVFAMIVLEKELKKVHPEIDLVTTPSGSLVGMVHANNCSSDINAWVKLFREFSEVLGCKVNIDKIFEILFSKALEGDRDCGGLLSYGYYSGENITGMREGRPLFVRSPESNFNLANFMRVHLFSALGALKIGIDILLTEENIQIDKILGHGGLFKTKGVGQKVMAAVMSAPVSVMETAGEGGAWGIALLASFMTNRQENESLEEYLDKKVFVTYTGVKVDADEKDVEGFEVFIKRYKQGLTIEQAAIDSLI, encoded by the coding sequence ATGCTGTACAAATACCGTTCAGTTTTCGAAAAACTTTTAGGGGGAATTATTACATTGGCTAATAAGCTGAATCTAATAAAAGCTGATATCGCTAACAGTCGAACAGCTTTAGGTATTGAGTTTGGTTCTACCCGTATCAAAGCAGTTTTGATTGATTCTGATCATTCACCAATAGCTTCTGGAAGCTATGAATGGGAGAATCGCTTGGAAGAGGGGATATGGACATATTCTCTTGATGATATTTGGCAAGGTCTTCAAATAAGTTATCAAGAGATGGCAGTTGAAGTGAAAGAAAAATATGGAGTAACCCTTCAAAAGATTGGCGCAATTGGATTTAGTGCGATGATGCACGGCTATATGGTGTTTAACAAAGATGGAGAGTTGTTGGTTCCATTTCGTACCTGGAGGAATTCGATCACTGAACAAGCGCGAAAAGAATTGACAGAACTTTTCAATTATAATATTCCGCAAAGATGGAGTATTGCTCATTTGTATCAAGCAATTCTAAATGAAGAAGAACATGTAGTAGATGTTACATTCTTCACCACACTAGCTGGCTATATCCACTGGAAGTTGACTGGAAAAAAGGTTTTAGGAATTGGAGATGCTTCCGGTATGTTTCCAATTGATGTGGAAACAAAGAATTATGATACAAGGATGATTCAAGCTTTTGATGATTTGATTGGTGAAAAGAATTATCCATGGAAATTAGAAGAGATTTTACCACAGGTGATGTTAGCTGGCGATGAAGCTGGGCAATTATCAGAAGAAGGAGCAAAGCTATTAGATGTGAGCGGGAACCTTCAAGCTGGCATTCCACTTTGTCCTCCAGAAGGCGACGCAGGAACTGGTATGGTCGCAACTAACAGTGTTGCTAAACGTACAGGAAATGTTTCAGCAGGAACTTCGGTGTTTGCTATGATTGTGCTGGAAAAAGAATTGAAAAAGGTTCATCCAGAAATCGACCTAGTCACCACGCCTTCTGGAAGTTTGGTTGGTATGGTTCATGCGAATAACTGTTCTTCTGATATCAATGCTTGGGTGAAGCTTTTCCGTGAGTTTTCAGAAGTTCTAGGTTGTAAAGTAAACATAGACAAAATCTTTGAAATCTTATTCAGTAAGGCTCTTGAAGGGGATAGGGATTGCGGAGGACTATTGTCTTATGGCTATTATTCTGGTGAGAATATCACAGGAATGAGAGAAGGCCGACCATTATTCGTACGTTCACCAGAAAGTAATTTCAATCTTGCAAACTTTATGCGCGTACATTTATTCTCAGCACTTGGAGCTCTAAAAATCGGAATAGATATTTTGTTAACTGAAGAAAATATTCAAATCGACAAAATATTGGGACATGGAGGTCTGTTTAAGACCAAAGGTGTTGGACAAAAGGTAATGGCCGCAGTTATGAGTGCGCCTGTATCTGTTATGGAAACTGCTGGTGAAGGAGGTGCATGGGGGATTGCTCTGCTTGCATCCTTTATGACAAATAGACAAGAAAATGAATCATTGGAAGAGTATCTTGACAAAAAAGTATTTGTTACCTATACCGGTGTGAAAGTAGATGCAGACGAAAAAGATGTTGAAGGCTTTGAAGTCTTTATCAAGCGTTATAAACAAGGACTTACAATCGAGCAAGCAGCTATTGATAGTTTAATTTAG
- a CDS encoding ABC transporter permease, which produces MSSENVIKGGSADTMVKKPSLFAKLSKIREVTIFAVIILLAIILSVISPTFLTADNLTTTVMGVVMMGIVAVGMTVALVSGGFDLSVGSVMSMAGVLTGSLALSGMNIWIAALIGLLASLASGVLTGTFIGKVGINPFIMTLGMQGVIQGIAYVLTQGAPISVTGMSPSFLFLGQGKIAGIPTLIWILLIVVIVSDYIMRRAVVARKVYYLGSNEKAAYLSGVGVARVKIWIYILTAVLSGLAGLLTLSRFSVAAPTAGIGMELQAIAACVIGGASLTGGEGTVLGALLGSLLVGLVNDALVLLNVSVYWQSLVTGFVLIAAVTLDVLTHRNKA; this is translated from the coding sequence ATGTCTAGTGAAAACGTTATTAAAGGTGGTTCAGCAGATACAATGGTTAAAAAACCATCTTTATTTGCAAAATTGAGCAAAATACGGGAAGTTACAATTTTTGCTGTCATTATTCTATTAGCTATTATTCTATCTGTAATAAGCCCGACATTTTTAACGGCTGATAATCTGACAACAACTGTCATGGGGGTTGTCATGATGGGGATTGTAGCTGTAGGTATGACAGTGGCCCTGGTATCCGGTGGATTTGATCTTTCGGTTGGCTCCGTGATGTCAATGGCGGGTGTATTAACCGGAAGTTTGGCGCTAAGCGGAATGAATATTTGGATTGCGGCTTTGATTGGATTGTTGGCAAGTTTGGCTTCTGGTGTATTAACCGGAACATTCATTGGTAAAGTAGGTATTAACCCATTTATTATGACGTTGGGTATGCAAGGTGTGATACAAGGTATTGCGTATGTTTTGACACAGGGGGCGCCAATTTCTGTAACTGGAATGTCACCGTCCTTCCTCTTCCTTGGACAGGGGAAAATTGCCGGTATTCCGACATTAATATGGATTTTGTTGATTGTCGTAATTGTGAGCGATTATATTATGCGTCGAGCGGTTGTTGCCAGAAAAGTTTACTATCTCGGAAGTAACGAAAAGGCGGCATATCTTTCCGGTGTTGGTGTAGCTCGCGTAAAAATTTGGATTTATATTTTGACAGCAGTTCTTTCTGGTTTAGCAGGCTTGTTAACACTGTCCCGGTTTAGTGTGGCTGCTCCGACTGCCGGAATTGGGATGGAATTGCAGGCGATCGCAGCATGCGTCATCGGCGGTGCAAGTTTAACAGGTGGTGAAGGTACAGTTTTGGGCGCCTTGTTAGGAAGCTTGCTTGTCGGTTTGGTAAATGATGCGCTGGTTTTATTGAATGTATCTGTTTACTGGCAAAGTTTGGTTACCGGTTTTGTTCTGATTGCTGCAGTTACATTAGATGTGTTAACACACAGAAATAAAGCGTAA
- the araD gene encoding L-ribulose-5-phosphate 4-epimerase: MLEQLKKDVLEANLQLPKHGLVTFTWGNVSGIDREAGLFVIKPSGVPYDQLTLEDLVVLDLDGNKVEGKLNPSSDTPTHLALYKAFPQIGGIVHTHSPWATSFAQAGRPIPALGTTHADYFYGWIPCTREMTAAEIENQYELETGKVIVETFKELQLDPMQIPSVLVRNHAPFCWGKDADNAVHNAVVLEEVAKIAFHTYVLNPAVGPMNQVLLDKHFLRKHGLNAYYGQK, from the coding sequence ATGTTAGAACAGTTGAAAAAGGATGTTTTAGAAGCCAATCTTCAGCTTCCAAAACATGGTTTAGTCACTTTTACCTGGGGGAATGTAAGCGGAATTGACCGGGAAGCGGGATTGTTTGTCATTAAGCCAAGTGGCGTACCATACGATCAACTTACGTTAGAGGATTTGGTCGTACTGGATTTGGATGGTAACAAGGTGGAAGGCAAGTTAAATCCATCGTCTGATACGCCTACACATCTTGCGTTATATAAAGCGTTTCCACAGATCGGTGGAATTGTGCATACACATTCGCCTTGGGCAACAAGCTTTGCACAAGCAGGTCGACCCATTCCAGCCTTGGGTACCACACATGCAGATTATTTTTATGGTTGGATTCCCTGTACCAGAGAAATGACAGCTGCAGAAATCGAAAACCAATACGAGCTGGAAACGGGGAAGGTGATTGTTGAAACATTCAAGGAATTACAGTTGGATCCTATGCAGATCCCGTCCGTGCTTGTACGTAATCATGCTCCGTTCTGTTGGGGGAAAGATGCGGACAACGCCGTGCATAATGCTGTAGTTTTAGAAGAGGTTGCTAAGATTGCATTCCATACGTATGTGCTGAATCCGGCAGTGGGTCCAATGAATCAGGTTCTATTGGATAAACATTTTTTGAGAAAGCATGGATTAAACGCATATTATGGGCAAAAGTAA
- a CDS encoding sugar ABC transporter ATP-binding protein, translated as MSVHALLETRNIIKRFPGTVALNNVSLQFYPGEIHAIMGENGAGKSTLLNILTGSLSPTSGEVLLNGKTVHFRTPNEARLNGISIVHQEMSLFPEVTVLENVVVGITPHRFGFIDKRKIIQLANTYFKRFDIDFELDSLVKDLSVSQQQIVEIVKALLVKADVYIFDEPTATLSSKDVEHLFEIFDDLKHQGKAIVYVSHKFDEIFRISNRISILRDGQHIGTELAQNLDSATVIKMMVGRSLDQIYPEKGTVSEERIFRVTNLDAGEKCQNVSFDLHRGEILGVFGLVGSGRTEIMRALTAIDPRQSGEFELFGNSVRIRSVKDAIHHGIYYLTEDRKQQGLFLKMSIDENVAVTHLKKASRSGMVDSQYVKEVSKKVLKDLRVKASSTEQLVGSLSGGNQQKVMIGKWLTLNPKILILDEPTRGIDVGAKSEIHQLLRQLANEGFGVIVISSELPEIVGLSDRVLVIHKGQIVGNLTGSQINDEEIMSYASGLETVS; from the coding sequence ATGTCAGTACATGCACTTCTTGAGACACGAAACATTATAAAGCGCTTCCCTGGTACAGTTGCTTTAAATAATGTGTCTCTCCAGTTTTATCCAGGTGAAATTCATGCCATTATGGGTGAAAACGGTGCAGGTAAATCAACGTTATTAAATATTCTTACGGGGTCTTTATCACCTACTTCAGGGGAAGTTTTGTTAAACGGTAAGACAGTCCATTTTCGAACTCCAAATGAGGCTCGTTTAAATGGAATTTCAATCGTACACCAAGAAATGAGCCTATTTCCGGAAGTAACAGTACTGGAAAATGTTGTGGTAGGGATTACACCCCATAGGTTTGGATTTATCGATAAACGGAAAATCATTCAGTTGGCAAACACCTATTTTAAACGATTTGACATTGATTTTGAGCTGGATAGCCTGGTTAAAGACTTAAGTGTATCGCAACAACAAATTGTGGAGATTGTAAAAGCACTATTGGTAAAAGCAGATGTTTATATTTTCGACGAACCGACGGCAACTTTAAGCAGTAAGGATGTTGAACACTTATTTGAAATTTTTGATGATTTGAAACATCAAGGGAAAGCTATTGTGTATGTAAGCCATAAATTCGATGAAATATTCAGGATTTCAAACCGGATATCTATCTTGCGTGATGGCCAGCACATTGGGACAGAGTTGGCTCAAAATTTAGATTCTGCCACTGTGATCAAGATGATGGTTGGTCGGTCACTCGATCAAATTTATCCGGAAAAAGGGACTGTTAGTGAAGAGCGTATCTTTCGTGTAACGAATCTGGACGCCGGCGAAAAATGCCAAAATGTATCATTCGATTTACACCGTGGCGAAATTCTGGGTGTGTTCGGGCTTGTGGGATCTGGCCGTACAGAAATTATGAGGGCTTTAACCGCTATTGATCCACGTCAGAGTGGCGAGTTTGAACTGTTTGGGAATTCTGTTCGTATACGAAGCGTGAAAGATGCGATTCACCATGGGATTTACTACCTGACGGAAGACAGGAAACAACAAGGGCTGTTTTTGAAAATGTCGATTGATGAAAATGTTGCCGTCACCCATTTGAAAAAAGCATCACGTAGTGGGATGGTAGATTCACAATATGTAAAAGAAGTAAGCAAAAAGGTCCTAAAAGATTTACGTGTGAAAGCATCATCTACGGAACAGCTTGTAGGGAGTCTCAGCGGGGGAAACCAACAAAAAGTCATGATCGGCAAGTGGTTGACACTGAATCCGAAAATATTGATTTTGGACGAGCCTACCCGCGGGATTGATGTGGGCGCGAAATCAGAAATTCATCAATTGCTGCGGCAACTGGCAAACGAGGGGTTTGGCGTTATCGTCATATCTTCAGAATTGCCAGAAATTGTGGGGCTAAGTGATCGCGTACTTGTCATCCACAAAGGCCAAATAGTAGGAAATCTGACGGGATCACAAATCAATGATGAAGAGATCATGTCGTATGCATCCGGTTTGGAAACCGTAAGTTAA
- the araA gene encoding L-arabinose isomerase encodes MRDFKSYTFWFVTGSQHLYGPETLKEVENHSIKIAEGLDRASNIPFKLIFKSVLTTPDAIRRLCIEANADDTCAGIITWMHTFSPAKMWITGLSELRKPLLHLHTQFNRDIPWDSIDMDFMNLNQSAHGDREYGFIGARLGIARKVVVGYWEDVEVRDRIGAWMRTAIAFTESRHLKVARFGDNMREVAVTEGDKVAAQIQFGWSVSGYGVGDLVQVINEISESEVNRLLDEYTELYDISSETRNTASVWESVREQARIELGMKAFLKEGNFSAFTTTFEDLHGMKQLPGLAVQRLMAEGYGFGGEGDWKTGAFVRVMKILADNEGTSFMEDYTYHFEKGNEMVLGAHMLEVCPTISATRPRIKVHPLSIGGKADPARLVFDGRSGAAVCASVIDLGHRFRLVVNEVDAVQPDRDMPKLPVARVLWKPEPSLRDAAEAWILAGGAHHTGFSYNVTAENLVDWAEMAGIECVVINKGTSPLTFRNELRWNEIYWRNREMR; translated from the coding sequence ATGAGAGATTTTAAATCCTATACGTTCTGGTTTGTTACCGGCAGTCAGCATCTATACGGGCCAGAAACACTGAAAGAAGTAGAAAATCATTCAATAAAAATTGCGGAGGGATTGGATCGTGCTTCCAATATTCCATTTAAATTGATTTTTAAGTCCGTGCTAACAACACCTGATGCAATTCGTAGATTGTGTATCGAGGCGAATGCAGATGATACATGTGCGGGAATTATCACATGGATGCATACATTTTCTCCAGCAAAAATGTGGATTACCGGCCTGTCTGAACTGCGTAAGCCTCTGCTGCACTTGCACACGCAGTTTAACCGTGATATTCCTTGGGACAGCATTGATATGGATTTCATGAATTTGAATCAATCCGCACACGGTGACCGGGAATATGGGTTTATTGGCGCACGTCTGGGGATTGCAAGAAAAGTGGTTGTAGGGTATTGGGAGGACGTTGAAGTACGAGACCGAATCGGTGCTTGGATGCGCACGGCTATTGCCTTCACGGAAAGCCGTCATTTGAAAGTAGCGAGGTTTGGCGACAATATGCGCGAGGTAGCTGTAACCGAGGGGGACAAGGTAGCTGCGCAAATTCAATTCGGTTGGTCGGTAAGCGGATATGGAGTCGGTGATCTCGTACAAGTTATAAATGAAATATCAGAATCTGAGGTAAACAGGCTGCTGGATGAATATACAGAGCTTTATGATATTTCGTCAGAAACCCGCAACACCGCTTCCGTTTGGGAGTCAGTACGCGAACAAGCCCGGATCGAGCTTGGAATGAAAGCATTTTTAAAAGAAGGGAATTTTAGTGCTTTTACCACAACTTTTGAAGATTTGCATGGGATGAAGCAGCTGCCGGGTTTGGCCGTTCAACGGCTGATGGCAGAAGGTTACGGCTTCGGGGGTGAAGGCGACTGGAAAACAGGTGCGTTTGTCCGGGTTATGAAAATTCTTGCTGATAACGAAGGAACCTCTTTCATGGAGGATTATACGTATCACTTTGAAAAAGGGAATGAAATGGTGCTTGGGGCCCATATGCTGGAGGTTTGTCCAACAATTTCGGCTACTCGTCCAAGAATCAAAGTCCATCCATTATCTATTGGTGGCAAAGCAGACCCCGCACGTTTGGTTTTTGACGGCAGATCAGGTGCTGCTGTATGTGCGTCGGTAATTGATCTGGGCCATCGTTTCCGGTTGGTTGTCAATGAAGTCGATGCGGTTCAACCTGACCGTGATATGCCAAAGCTGCCGGTAGCTAGAGTTCTGTGGAAACCAGAGCCATCATTGCGTGATGCAGCTGAAGCATGGATTCTGGCTGGAGGTGCTCACCATACAGGCTTCTCCTACAACGTTACAGCTGAAAATTTAGTAGACTGGGCGGAAATGGCCGGAATCGAGTGTGTAGTGATCAACAAAGGAACATCACCTTTGACGTTCCGCAATGAACTCAGATGGAATGAAATATACTGGAGAAATCGTGAAATGAGATAG
- a CDS encoding IS1634 family transposase, producing the protein MFIRQTSTKHKKSNTTYIKHQLVESYRTDKGPRQRVIMELGTLTLPKSDWRKLAAVLESRLAGQESLFTEDATIVEAADAAMKHYHFVQTKSQEKQQRHEQRDLVTIDLQSIATSEYRSLGPELVAHTFWEHLGFNQILQNCGLSTEQQALAQAVIIGRLVAPSSDLASWNWLRNQTALLELLPVDLSNIRKDAVYEIADILLAHKDKIEKALRDQEALLFPSQTTLFLYDLTNTYFEGQCKNNALAKRGNSKEQRTERPLVTLALVVDQRGFPIFSRIYGGNQSEPQTLPEILKHLYVPEEPQLFSQERPTIVMDRGIATKETIQLLKSVGYPYLIVERRAVEKEYVQEFEQAKTTFEPIGHEIASGTVYVKKLLWENGSRVLCLSVGREQKEQAMDALKEERFLQDLGRLQASVTKGNIQLVEKVGERVGRLKERYPSTASHYDIVLQLDDAQKKVTTVTYDKKESRVKRQTLTGCYVIETSHQDLAAADIWRLYTTLTKIEEAFRSLKTDLGMRPVYHQQKSRTEGHLFISVLAYHLLICIEKTLAEQDDHRQWSTVCKALSTYQRSTIILTDDQDQIHHVRISSTPESAHQEIYRLLNVKDPLKRKHTVIAKRL; encoded by the coding sequence ATGTTCATACGACAAACATCTACCAAACATAAAAAATCGAATACAACCTACATCAAACATCAATTGGTCGAGTCCTATCGTACCGACAAAGGGCCGCGTCAGCGGGTTATTATGGAACTGGGCACGCTTACGCTGCCTAAATCCGACTGGCGCAAGCTTGCTGCTGTGTTGGAGTCTCGTTTAGCCGGACAGGAGTCTCTTTTTACTGAAGACGCTACCATAGTCGAGGCTGCCGATGCAGCCATGAAACATTATCACTTCGTTCAAACGAAGTCACAAGAAAAGCAACAACGGCACGAGCAACGCGATTTGGTAACGATAGATTTGCAAAGTATCGCAACTTCTGAGTATCGCTCATTAGGACCGGAATTAGTGGCGCATACCTTTTGGGAACACCTTGGGTTTAACCAAATCCTCCAGAACTGCGGACTTTCCACGGAACAGCAAGCCCTGGCTCAGGCAGTGATAATTGGCCGACTCGTGGCACCTTCCAGTGATCTTGCATCTTGGAACTGGCTTCGCAACCAGACTGCCTTGTTGGAACTGTTGCCTGTTGATCTCTCTAACATCCGTAAAGATGCTGTATATGAGATTGCAGACATCCTGCTTGCGCATAAAGACAAGATAGAGAAGGCGCTCAGAGATCAGGAGGCGCTCTTATTCCCGAGTCAGACAACGTTGTTTTTGTACGATTTGACCAACACCTATTTCGAGGGCCAGTGTAAGAACAATGCGCTGGCCAAGCGGGGTAATTCTAAAGAACAACGTACCGAGCGACCACTGGTGACGCTAGCGCTTGTGGTGGATCAACGCGGTTTTCCGATTTTCAGTCGTATTTATGGTGGTAACCAGTCTGAACCGCAAACATTGCCGGAAATTCTAAAGCACTTGTACGTACCAGAAGAGCCGCAACTCTTTTCGCAGGAACGGCCTACAATCGTCATGGATCGTGGGATTGCCACCAAAGAAACTATCCAATTGCTCAAATCCGTCGGATATCCGTATTTGATCGTCGAGCGCAGAGCTGTCGAGAAGGAGTACGTTCAGGAGTTTGAGCAAGCCAAAACCACGTTCGAACCCATTGGCCATGAAATTGCCTCTGGGACAGTGTATGTCAAAAAACTCCTGTGGGAGAACGGATCGAGAGTACTCTGCCTAAGTGTAGGACGCGAACAAAAAGAGCAAGCAATGGATGCGCTCAAGGAAGAACGTTTTCTGCAGGATCTTGGCCGCTTGCAGGCTTCCGTCACCAAAGGGAACATTCAACTTGTTGAAAAGGTTGGTGAACGGGTAGGCCGACTGAAAGAGCGTTATCCAAGCACCGCTTCTCACTATGACATCGTACTGCAACTTGATGATGCACAGAAGAAGGTGACGACAGTCACTTATGACAAAAAAGAAAGCCGCGTGAAGCGCCAAACCCTGACGGGTTGTTATGTGATCGAAACAAGCCATCAAGACTTGGCGGCGGCTGACATTTGGCGTCTATATACAACACTCACAAAAATCGAAGAGGCGTTTCGTTCGCTCAAAACGGATTTGGGCATGCGCCCGGTTTATCATCAGCAAAAGAGCAGAACAGAAGGTCATCTGTTTATTTCCGTTCTTGCGTATCACTTGCTCATTTGTATTGAGAAGACACTCGCCGAGCAAGATGATCATCGCCAATGGTCGACGGTGTGTAAGGCATTATCTACGTATCAACGCAGCACAATCATACTCACTGATGATCAAGACCAGATTCACCACGTTCGGATTTCAAGTACGCCGGAGAGCGCTCATCAGGAAATCTATCGTTTGCTCAATGTTAAAGATCCGCTCAAACGTAAACATACGGTGATAGCAAAAAGGTTGTAG
- a CDS encoding substrate-binding domain-containing protein, giving the protein MKSKKFLASLGVIGALTVGLAGCGTSSSTPSGVANNTSALKGNTNETYYMVTFLSGIEYWKGVYAGMQDAAKALGVKTVYTGAPQYDINQEVTTLQQVIAKKPAGILVTAINQKALTPVINQAIAQGIPVITFDSDAPNSERYGYLGTSNVEAGQKAAKFLGKQLGGHGQVAIVSTPGELNLDQRVQGFKEEMQKDYPGVQIVAEENGNSDQIKTAQVTSTLLQKYPNLAGVFATEADEGTGVATAVKEANKTNSIKIVSFDTDKSTLQQIQSGEITATIAQGTWNMGYWGTMEAFMVHHNLTKPVADWKTAKVDPVPPSVDTGVTVITKNNVSSYLK; this is encoded by the coding sequence ATGAAATCCAAAAAATTTTTAGCTTCTCTTGGCGTTATCGGTGCATTGACTGTTGGCCTTGCAGGTTGTGGTACAAGTAGCAGTACACCATCCGGTGTAGCAAATAACACATCTGCATTAAAAGGTAATACAAACGAAACGTATTATATGGTGACATTCTTATCAGGTATTGAATATTGGAAAGGCGTTTATGCCGGAATGCAGGACGCAGCAAAAGCCCTTGGCGTTAAAACTGTATATACAGGGGCGCCACAATATGATATCAATCAAGAGGTAACTACACTGCAACAGGTTATTGCGAAAAAACCAGCAGGAATTTTGGTAACTGCTATCAATCAGAAGGCACTTACACCAGTTATCAACCAAGCAATTGCACAAGGTATTCCGGTTATCACGTTTGACTCCGATGCTCCAAACAGTGAACGTTATGGGTATTTAGGTACAAGTAATGTAGAAGCAGGTCAAAAAGCAGCCAAATTCCTTGGGAAACAACTGGGCGGGCATGGACAAGTTGCAATTGTCTCCACACCTGGCGAATTGAATCTTGATCAACGCGTACAAGGATTTAAGGAAGAAATGCAAAAGGATTATCCAGGTGTACAGATTGTCGCAGAGGAAAACGGAAATTCGGATCAAATTAAAACAGCACAGGTTACATCAACATTACTTCAAAAATATCCAAATCTCGCTGGTGTGTTCGCAACAGAAGCGGATGAAGGAACAGGGGTAGCTACGGCTGTTAAAGAAGCCAATAAAACAAATTCAATCAAGATTGTAAGCTTTGATACAGACAAATCTACATTACAACAAATTCAATCCGGAGAGATCACAGCAACCATTGCACAAGGTACCTGGAACATGGGTTACTGGGGTACAATGGAAGCATTCATGGTTCATCACAACTTGACAAAACCGGTTGCCGATTGGAAAACGGCTAAAGTTGATCCGGTTCCGCCAAGTGTTGATACTGGTGTTACCGTTATTACAAAAAATAACGTAAGCTCTTATTTGAAATAA